ACAGGATCACCAGCACCAGGGCGCAGATCAGGCCGGCGAAACCGCCGATGATCGCGCCTTTGGTGGTCAGGCCTTTCCAGTACATGGCCATGATCAGTACCGGGAAGTTGGTCGAGGCGGCGATGCCAAAGGTCAGGCCCACCAGGAACGCGACGTTCATCTTCTCGAACAGAATGCCCAGCAGAATCGCGATGACGCCCAGGCCCACGGTGGCCATGCGGGTCACGCGCATTTCCTGTTTCTGGGTGGCTTTGCCTTTCTTGAACACGGTGGCGTAAAGATCGTGGGAAATCGCCGAAGCACCGGCCAGGGCCAACCCGGAGACCACTGCAAGAATGGTGGCGAAGGCCACGGCCGAGAGGAACCCGAAGAACAGGTTGCCGCCCACCGCTTTGGCCAGATGCATCGCGACCATGTTGCCGCCGCCGATCAAGGCACCGCCGACTTCGCCGTTGACGTAGTACTGCGGATCGGTACCGATGATCACCATCGCGGCGAAGCCCAGGGTGCACACCACCAGGAAGAAGAAGCCGATGAACCCTGTGGCGTAGAACACCGATTTACGCGCTTCCTTGGCGTTGGGCACAGTGAAGAAACGCATCAGGATGTGCGGCAGGCCGGCGATACCAAACACCAGTCCGAGGGACATCGAAGCGGTGTTGATCGGGTCGGAGAGCATTGAACCGGGGCCCATGATGTTCCAGCCGCTGGCATGCGCCTCGACCGCTTTGGTGGCGAGGGTTTCGTAGCTGAAGCCGAACTGCGACATGGCCATGACCGCGAGGGTCGTGCCGCCGGCCAGCAGCAGCACGGCTTTGATGATCTGTACCCAGGTGGTGGCGATCATCCCGCCGAAAATCACATACACCAGCATCAACGCGCCGACGATCATCACGGCTACCGGGTAGTCGAGACCGAACAGCAATTTGATCAACTGGCCGGCACCGACCATCTGCACGATCAGGTAGCAGCACACCACCGTCAACGAACCGAACGCGGCGAAGATCCGTACTTTGTTCTGGTCCAGACGATAGGAAACGATGTCGGCAAAGGTGTAGCGCCCCAGATTGCGCAAGCGTTCGGCCATCAGGAAGGTGATGATCGGCCAGCCGACAAAGAAGCCGATGGTGTAGATGAAACCGTCGTACCCCTTGGCGAACACCAGGCTGGACAGCCCCAGCAATGTGGCGGCGGACATGTAGTCACCGGCAATCGCCAGGCCGTTTTGAAACCCGGTGATACCACCGCCGGCGGTGTAGAAGTCCGACGTGGATTTGGTCTGGCGTGCAGCCCACCAGGTGATCGCCAGCGTGCCGAGGACGAACAGGAAGAACATGCCGATGGCATGCAGGTTCAGCGGTTGTTTTTCTATGGTGCCCAACGCGGGTGCGGCGAGCACAGCGGAAGCCGGCAACAGGCACGCTGCGGCGAGGATGAGTTTACGCATCACTTACTCTCCTCAAGAATGGCGGCGCCCAGCGCGTCGAAGCGCGTGTTGGCGCTGTAGACATACCAGCCTGTCAACAGCCAGGAAAAAATGATGATCGCCGCGCCAACCGGCATGCCCAGGGTCAACATCCGATGCTCGCCAAGCGGTGCGTGCAGCCACTGCGGGGCAAACGCCACCACGAGCATGAACAGGTAATAAGTGCCCAGCACGGCAGCACTCAACGACCAGGCCAGGCGCGAACGGCTGCTGACCAATTGAAGGAATTTCGGGTTGGTCCGAATACGTTCACAGCGTTGGGTATCGGTTGCATGGATGTCGATCATGGTGCGCTCCACATTGTTGTTGTTATCGGTGTGAGGTGGCCGGCCGTACAGGCCGAATCCGGCGTGCACGAGCCCGAAGCGGCAGGTAAGGCACCTGCCGCCTGATAGGTGAAACGTGGGTGAGGGTTAGAGAGCCTTGGCCCTGTCGCGCAGCACGTACTTCTGGATCTTGCCGGTAGAAGTCTTCGGCAGCAGGGTGAAAATCACCGTGCGCGGGACTTTGAAACCGGCGAGGTGTTCGCGGCAGAAACCGATGATGTCGGCTTCGCGAACGTCCTGGTGATCAGCCTTCAAGGTGATGAAGGCGCAGGGCGTTTCGCCCCATTTTTCATCGGGACGGGCGACTACTGCGGCCTCCATCACACCTGGATGGCGGTAGAGCACGCCTTCGAGTTCGATGGTGGAAATGTTCTCGCCACCGGAAATGATGATGTCTTTGAGGCGATCCTTGATTTCGACATAACCGTCGGGATGACACACCGCCAGGTCGCCGGTATGGAACCAGCCACCCTCGAACGCTTCAGCGGTGGCCGTCGGGTTTTTTAGGTAGCCCTTCATCACGGTGTTACCGCGCATGAACACTTCGCCGATGGTCTGACCGTCGCGCGGGGTCGGCTCCAGCGTCTTCGAGTCGCCGACCATCACGCCTTCGAGCGTCGGGTAGCGCACACCCTGGCGGGATTTGATCTGCGCCCGTTCTTCCAGCGGCAGTTCATCCCATTCGGAATGCCAGGCGCACAGCGTCACCGGGCCATAGGTTTCGGTCAGGCCGTAGACGTGGGTGACCTTGATGCCCATTTCTTCCACGGCGCCAATGACTTTGGCCGGCGGTGCAGCACCGGCGACCATGGCGTTGACCGGATGATCGATGGCGGCCTTCGCCGATTCCGGCATGTTGACCAGCGCATTGAGCACGATTGGCGCGCCGCACAGATGGGTGATCTGGTGTTCACGGATCAGCGTGAGGATTTTCTGTGGATCGACCCGGCGCAGGAACACATGCACACCGGCCAGCGCAGTGATGGTCCACGGGTAGCACCAGCCGTTGCAATGGAACATCGGCAGGGTCCAGAGGTACACCGGGTGATTGCCCATGGCCCAGGTCATCTGGTTGCCCAAGGCATTCAGATAAGCGCCGCGGTGGTGATAGACCACGCCTTTCGGATTGCCGGTGGTGCCGGAGGTGTAGTTCAACGAGATGGCTTGCCACTCGTCCACTGGCCATTGCCAGGCGAATGCCGGATCGCCCTCGGCCAGCAGGGCTTCATAGTCCAGATCGCTGACGGCCTGACCTTCGCCGTACTCCGGGTCGTTGACGTCGATGACCAGCGGCGGGTGATCCAGCATGCCGATGGCGGCATGAATCACATTATGGAACTCGCGGTCGGTGATCAGCACCTTGGCCTCGCCGTGCTGGAGCATGAAGGCAATGGCTTCGGCATCCAGGCGCACGTTGAGCGGGTTGAGCACGGCGCCGATCATCGGTACGCCAAAATGCACTTCGAGCATTTCGGGGATGTTGGGCAGCATCACCGCCACGGTATCGTTCTTGCCGATGCCGCGACCGGCCAGCGCCGAGGCCAGGCGTCGGCAACGGGTGTAGGTCTGCGCCCAGGTACGGCGAATGGAGCCGTGGATGACGGCGGGGTAGTCTGGGTAAACGTTGGCCGTACGCTCAAGAAAACTGAGCGGAGACAGGGCGATGTGATTGACAGCCGAAGGGCTTAGCCCCTGTTCATAGATCGACATGTGCGGGTACTCGGTGGCTGATTGTTAGCTCTATCGGTGGCCCTTCAGCGTAGCCGCTGAGGTCACCTTTTATGTCCGGCCTGCTTTATATAACAATCCACCACAAATATGGAAGTACAACCTATAGCTTATAGTACATGTACTATATTTGATTCTTGCTGATCTAAATGACTGCAGTCATATCGCCAAGGCCGGTATATCCTTGGCTTCCCCCACCAAGCGGACCCGTGATGACCCTGACTCCCGTTCGATTGCACAGCTGGTTGCGCCTGCAGCGCGAGGGCGTTTCTCTGGCAGCCCGGGCCGATGCGTTGTGCCGTGCGTTGCAGGATTGCCCCGAGGTGCGTCGCGCGGTTTACCTGAGCTGGCAACCCCAGGCGCGGATCTACAGCCACGAAGGCGCGGCCCAGCATTTTCCACCGGGCCAGGGCGACCCGTCGCAGGCCAGCGATCAGTTGTTGTTCGATCGGCTGCTGGAAGCGGGGCGCCTTGATCTCGCGCAAGTACGGCGACTGGATTGCTGGTTGGCCGGCCGACTGCGCCGCGCCGCGATCAGCCATGGTCAGGTATTTGATCTGGCGTTGACGCCTGGGCAGGCGGGCCTGTTGCTGGTGGAAGTGTGCGAGGGCGTGAGTTTCGATTGGCTGGGTTGGGTGCAGGATTTGCTGACGACCTTGCTCAGTAGCGTCAACGGCATGCTGCGCGGCTCGCCGTTGTTGGGCCACGATCCACAGCCGAGCCTGTTACTCGATGCGCAGGGGCGGCCGCAGGAATTCAACGCGGCGTTGCTGGCGCTACTGGCCGAAAAGCCGCTGACCGACGTGCTGGGATTTCTGCCGGTCAATCATCGGGTGCTGGTACGTGCCTGTCTGGACCAGCAACGGGCCATTGAAGGGGTCGAAGCACAGTTCGAGGCGCAGATCCTGATCTGGACGTTCATTCCCGATCCCCAGGACAACCGCGTGCTCGCCCGTTGTCGCGACGCCACCACGCAAGTGCTGGCCGAACGCGAAGCAGCCCAGGCGCGGCGGCTGTACCGGTTGATCATCGAGAACACCACCGACCTGATTTCCCGGCACACACCGGACGGCTGTTTTCTCGATGCCTCGCCCGCCTCCTGGACATTGCTCGGTTACTGGCCGGAAGAATTGCGCGGAAAAATGGCCCAGGGCCTGTTCCATGGCCAGGAACTGGCCAGCCTGATGCAGCGCGCCCGCGATGCGCTTGAGCAGGATGGTTATCACACGATGACGTACCGCATTCGCCATCGGGACGGGCATTACCTGTGGTTCGAAACCGCCAGCCGGGCGATTCGTGAAACCTACACTGGCACGGTGGTCGAGGTGGTCAGCGTGTCCCGGGACATTACCGCCCGGGTGCAGGCCGAAGAGAACAAACGGCGCCTGGCCGAAGTCGTCGAGGCCAACATTGACCCGGTGCTGTTTATCGCCCCCGAAGGGCAAGTTACCTACCTCAACCCGGCGGCACGACGCATTCTCGGGATTGGCGAGCAACAGCCGATGCCGACCCTGGCTGAACTGTTCGCCAGCGCTGACCTGACACGCCTGCAACGTGACGGCTGGAGCGGCGCCGAACGCGACGGCGTCTGGAGCACCGATGCGCGTTTGCAACCACCGGGTGGCGGCGCGTCGGTGCCAGTGTCGCTG
This DNA window, taken from Pseudomonas fluorescens NCIMB 11764, encodes the following:
- a CDS encoding cation acetate symporter; the protein is MRKLILAAACLLPASAVLAAPALGTIEKQPLNLHAIGMFFLFVLGTLAITWWAARQTKSTSDFYTAGGGITGFQNGLAIAGDYMSAATLLGLSSLVFAKGYDGFIYTIGFFVGWPIITFLMAERLRNLGRYTFADIVSYRLDQNKVRIFAAFGSLTVVCCYLIVQMVGAGQLIKLLFGLDYPVAVMIVGALMLVYVIFGGMIATTWVQIIKAVLLLAGGTTLAVMAMSQFGFSYETLATKAVEAHASGWNIMGPGSMLSDPINTASMSLGLVFGIAGLPHILMRFFTVPNAKEARKSVFYATGFIGFFFLVVCTLGFAAMVIIGTDPQYYVNGEVGGALIGGGNMVAMHLAKAVGGNLFFGFLSAVAFATILAVVSGLALAGASAISHDLYATVFKKGKATQKQEMRVTRMATVGLGVIAILLGILFEKMNVAFLVGLTFGIAASTNFPVLIMAMYWKGLTTKGAIIGGFAGLICALVLVILSPAVWVTVLGHAHAIFPYDHPALFSMPLAFLVIVVVSRLDRSVRADKERDAYADQFVRAQTGLGAAAASSH
- a CDS encoding DUF485 domain-containing protein, translating into MIDIHATDTQRCERIRTNPKFLQLVSSRSRLAWSLSAAVLGTYYLFMLVVAFAPQWLHAPLGEHRMLTLGMPVGAAIIIFSWLLTGWYVYSANTRFDALGAAILEESK
- a CDS encoding PAS domain-containing sensor histidine kinase, with protein sequence MTLTPVRLHSWLRLQREGVSLAARADALCRALQDCPEVRRAVYLSWQPQARIYSHEGAAQHFPPGQGDPSQASDQLLFDRLLEAGRLDLAQVRRLDCWLAGRLRRAAISHGQVFDLALTPGQAGLLLVEVCEGVSFDWLGWVQDLLTTLLSSVNGMLRGSPLLGHDPQPSLLLDAQGRPQEFNAALLALLAEKPLTDVLGFLPVNHRVLVRACLDQQRAIEGVEAQFEAQILIWTFIPDPQDNRVLARCRDATTQVLAEREAAQARRLYRLIIENTTDLISRHTPDGCFLDASPASWTLLGYWPEELRGKMAQGLFHGQELASLMQRARDALEQDGYHTMTYRIRHRDGHYLWFETASRAIRETYTGTVVEVVSVSRDITARVQAEENKRRLAEVVEANIDPVLFIAPEGQVTYLNPAARRILGIGEQQPMPTLAELFASADLTRLQRDGWSGAERDGVWSTDARLQPPGGGASVPVSLVLLAHRSAGGERYYSLVARDMTERELREVQQRRHQDELAHTARLVTLGELASGIAHEINQPLAAVVNYANASQRYLQTVDSNPQAAARVAQGLERITHHATHASEVIRRLRAFLRKGQRRMQALNVTDVAREAVRLCDWEASNCQVTIEDRLPDNLPPVYADRVLLEQVLLNLLRNAIDANREQHPGQPSLIVMTAGQGSAASVDINVQDQGPGVSEPELEQIFTPFYTSKADGLGLGLSMSRSIIEGFGGELQARRQPVGLLMCCRLPLAGPTKQQQE
- a CDS encoding acyl-CoA synthetase: MSIYEQGLSPSAVNHIALSPLSFLERTANVYPDYPAVIHGSIRRTWAQTYTRCRRLASALAGRGIGKNDTVAVMLPNIPEMLEVHFGVPMIGAVLNPLNVRLDAEAIAFMLQHGEAKVLITDREFHNVIHAAIGMLDHPPLVIDVNDPEYGEGQAVSDLDYEALLAEGDPAFAWQWPVDEWQAISLNYTSGTTGNPKGVVYHHRGAYLNALGNQMTWAMGNHPVYLWTLPMFHCNGWCYPWTITALAGVHVFLRRVDPQKILTLIREHQITHLCGAPIVLNALVNMPESAKAAIDHPVNAMVAGAAPPAKVIGAVEEMGIKVTHVYGLTETYGPVTLCAWHSEWDELPLEERAQIKSRQGVRYPTLEGVMVGDSKTLEPTPRDGQTIGEVFMRGNTVMKGYLKNPTATAEAFEGGWFHTGDLAVCHPDGYVEIKDRLKDIIISGGENISTIELEGVLYRHPGVMEAAVVARPDEKWGETPCAFITLKADHQDVREADIIGFCREHLAGFKVPRTVIFTLLPKTSTGKIQKYVLRDRAKAL